The following proteins are encoded in a genomic region of Petrotoga mexicana DSM 14811:
- a CDS encoding 2-hydroxyacid dehydrogenase codes for MKVLFMNKLNSYWKEKIRELKKLFPNDEFLDSEEISNVENAMEVTDAIVFGGDLDENILRKSKNLKIIFVPYAGVNQLPLEILKEKGISVANSHGNARIVAERAFALALALLGKIVPYHNDLKEGIWHGFSAGESVKDSWVSIQNKSCAILGLGNIGKNLAQMLKTFDCKIVGYKRNANIDIENVDEISSDLDYVIEESEIVFVTLPLTKYTKGLIDEKVFNKMTGKYIINVGRGDVIDQRALYEALKSKKLAGAAIDVWYNYPSKEKPSILPANYPIHTFDNVVLSPHVGGYNTEATRYSIDETIENIKGFLKSGTAKDLIDLEFGY; via the coding sequence TTGAAAGTATTATTTATGAACAAGTTAAACTCGTACTGGAAAGAAAAAATTAGGGAATTGAAGAAATTATTTCCCAACGATGAATTTCTAGATAGTGAAGAAATCAGCAATGTAGAAAATGCTATGGAAGTTACAGATGCAATAGTGTTTGGTGGAGACTTGGATGAGAATATCTTGAGAAAATCAAAGAATTTGAAAATAATTTTTGTTCCATATGCTGGGGTGAACCAATTACCCTTAGAAATACTAAAAGAAAAAGGCATTAGCGTTGCAAATAGTCATGGTAACGCTAGAATAGTGGCAGAAAGGGCTTTTGCCCTTGCTTTAGCTCTTCTTGGGAAAATTGTGCCTTATCATAACGATTTAAAAGAAGGAATTTGGCATGGATTTAGTGCTGGAGAAAGTGTTAAAGATTCATGGGTATCTATTCAAAACAAAAGTTGTGCAATATTGGGATTAGGCAATATAGGGAAAAATCTTGCACAAATGCTTAAAACTTTTGACTGTAAAATTGTGGGCTATAAAAGAAATGCAAATATAGATATTGAAAATGTGGATGAGATTAGTTCTGATTTAGATTATGTAATAGAAGAAAGTGAAATTGTATTCGTAACTCTACCTTTGACGAAATATACAAAAGGACTTATCGATGAAAAGGTGTTTAATAAAATGACTGGCAAGTACATAATAAACGTTGGAAGAGGTGATGTTATAGATCAAAGGGCACTATACGAAGCTTTGAAATCTAAAAAATTAGCTGGAGCCGCTATAGATGTTTGGTATAATTATCCCTCCAAAGAAAAGCCATCAATTTTGCCAGCTAATTACCCAATTCATACCTTTGATAACGTTGTTTTGTCTCCACATGTTGGAGGCTATAACACTGAAGCTACGAGGTATAGTATCGATGAAACCATAGAAAATATAAAAGGCTTTCTAAAAAGTGGTACGGCAAAAGACTTAATTGATTTAGAATTTGGATATTGA
- a CDS encoding ABC transporter permease subunit, whose translation MMIIALIVIWVFFAILTEGSFLSARNISNLFRQSVFLSVLAMGMVFVIILGQIDLSVGSIVGLTGGIVAILHVWFGMDPLISILITLGIGLLIGLWNGYWVAYRGVPAFVVTLGGMLIFRGILLGITKGTTIGPMRGFFEFLGKGYLSNIIGIIIGVIGAIFIIVAELNSWKKKKSHGLNAPSLKVEFLKLLAYTLLIAIFILIFNSYRGVPFPVLITLILLIFFTYISQNTVFGRYIYAIGGNSQAATLSGIDVKKITLIVFMINGLLAAFGGIFLTSRLNAASVSGGEGAELDTIAACVIGGTSLMGGIGTVVGAVIGAIVMASLDNGMSLMNVPVFWQSIIKGLVLIFAVWFDVASKKKEA comes from the coding sequence ATGATGATAATAGCTTTAATAGTAATTTGGGTTTTTTTTGCCATCTTGACCGAAGGTTCTTTTTTAAGCGCTAGGAATATTTCTAATTTGTTTAGACAATCAGTGTTTCTATCGGTATTAGCAATGGGGATGGTATTTGTTATAATATTAGGGCAAATAGATCTTTCGGTTGGTTCTATTGTAGGACTAACAGGAGGCATTGTAGCAATTTTGCATGTATGGTTCGGAATGGATCCCTTAATTTCTATCCTCATTACTTTAGGTATTGGACTTTTGATAGGTTTATGGAATGGATATTGGGTAGCTTATCGAGGAGTTCCAGCCTTTGTTGTTACATTAGGTGGTATGCTCATTTTCAGAGGAATACTATTAGGAATTACAAAAGGTACTACTATTGGTCCAATGAGAGGTTTTTTTGAGTTTCTAGGGAAGGGCTATCTGTCCAATATTATAGGGATAATAATAGGAGTTATCGGTGCTATTTTTATAATTGTAGCAGAACTTAATTCATGGAAAAAGAAAAAATCTCATGGATTAAATGCTCCTTCTTTAAAAGTGGAATTTTTAAAGTTATTAGCTTATACTTTATTAATAGCTATTTTTATTCTAATTTTTAATTCTTATCGAGGAGTTCCTTTTCCCGTATTAATAACTCTTATTCTTTTAATATTTTTTACTTATATTTCTCAAAATACAGTTTTTGGAAGATATATATATGCAATTGGTGGCAATAGTCAGGCGGCAACTTTGTCTGGGATAGACGTAAAAAAGATTACACTTATAGTTTTTATGATTAATGGATTGTTAGCAGCTTTTGGAGGTATTTTTTTAACTTCTCGACTTAATGCTGCATCAGTTTCAGGCGGAGAAGGAGCGGAGTTAGATACAATAGCTGCGTGTGTTATAGGTGGTACAAGCTTAATGGGTGGAATTGGTACTGTTGTTGGTGCAGTAATTGGAGCGATTGTTATGGCAAGTTTAGACAATGGAATGAGTCTTATGAATGTCCCTGTGTTTTGGCAGTCTATAATAAAAGGGTTAGTATTAATATTTGCAGTATGGTTTGATGTTGCAAGTAAAAAGAAAGAGGCATAA
- the lnt gene encoding apolipoprotein N-acyltransferase: protein MNYLLTLISGVLTGLAMPGNLFSFFIWFSLVFFLRNMTRSKTHYERLLHTIIYSSSMLVTTLWWLLPTLTKNIPQILKNYSPIVGFFGYVGMIVLLMIPYLIIWLLSELYHRKDRQYNYLSLVFFYSFAYTVAEILRGFGDLAFMGGNLSYALYDHTGIIQIASIIGSFGLTFIIVFVNALIAFDNSRDKVFKILAIFTTIYISNFAIVRYLPPINGTNDSIKVGVVQTDVPQEIKYFSNPIQDYSTFSKNIDEFKNRDVDVVVFPESTFLEDISKSEIESQMVRDIQNLYKPVILGHPRIENDNHFNSAWVYNQHGSIEGIYDKVKLTPFAEFLPYETIFGNFDVFRLLNYYTPGEEYSTFSLDGTNFGVQICFETYFPEVSINQAKNGANLLIAISNDGWFNSKTGLFQHFSQGVFRAVETRRDFIQVSNTGLTGSIDKYGRITNIFETKEEKTGIFFVNPNDNISFYSKASDILKILFFIGALLLAIL from the coding sequence ATGAATTATCTACTTACTTTAATTTCAGGTGTTTTAACCGGTTTGGCTATGCCAGGTAATTTATTTTCTTTTTTCATTTGGTTTTCATTGGTTTTCTTTCTGAGGAATATGACCAGATCAAAAACTCACTATGAAAGATTACTCCATACGATAATATATTCCTCTTCCATGCTTGTAACTACTCTTTGGTGGCTGCTTCCTACTTTAACCAAAAATATACCCCAAATTTTAAAAAATTATTCTCCAATCGTTGGTTTTTTTGGATACGTTGGAATGATAGTACTTTTAATGATACCTTATCTCATCATTTGGCTTTTATCAGAACTTTATCATCGAAAAGATAGACAATACAATTATCTTTCATTGGTCTTTTTCTATTCTTTTGCCTACACTGTTGCGGAAATTTTGAGGGGTTTTGGAGATTTGGCTTTTATGGGAGGAAATTTATCATACGCCCTTTACGATCATACTGGAATAATACAAATTGCCTCTATTATAGGGTCTTTTGGTCTCACTTTTATCATAGTTTTCGTCAATGCCTTGATAGCTTTCGATAATTCACGTGACAAGGTATTTAAAATTCTTGCCATATTTACTACTATATACATTTCTAACTTTGCTATAGTGAGGTATCTACCTCCTATCAATGGCACAAACGATTCCATAAAGGTTGGAGTCGTTCAAACGGATGTTCCTCAAGAGATCAAGTACTTCTCAAATCCAATACAAGATTATTCAACTTTTTCTAAGAATATCGACGAATTTAAAAATAGGGATGTGGATGTAGTAGTTTTTCCAGAATCAACTTTTCTTGAAGACATCTCAAAATCAGAAATAGAAAGTCAAATGGTAAGAGACATTCAAAACTTATACAAACCTGTAATATTAGGACACCCAAGGATAGAAAACGATAACCATTTTAACTCTGCCTGGGTATATAACCAACATGGGAGTATTGAGGGTATCTACGATAAGGTTAAATTAACACCATTTGCCGAATTTTTACCGTATGAAACTATATTTGGAAACTTTGATGTTTTTAGATTATTAAACTATTATACTCCTGGGGAAGAATACTCAACCTTTTCATTAGACGGAACTAATTTTGGTGTACAAATATGTTTTGAAACTTATTTTCCTGAAGTTTCAATTAATCAAGCTAAGAATGGAGCAAATTTATTGATTGCAATATCTAACGACGGTTGGTTTAATTCAAAAACCGGCCTGTTTCAACACTTCAGTCAGGGCGTTTTTAGAGCAGTAGAAACGAGAAGAGATTTCATTCAAGTTTCAAATACAGGCTTAACCGGCTCAATCGATAAATATGGAAGAATCACCAACATATTTGAAACCAAAGAGGAAAAAACGGGGATCTTTTTTGTCAACCCAAACGATAATATCTCGTTTTACTCTAAGGCTTCAGACATATTAAAAATCTTATTTTTTATCGGAGCCCTTTTGCTTGCCATTCTATAA
- the xylB gene encoding xylulokinase, with product MHKYLGIDVGTTGLKGLVVSEEGEVLDSYSYPLEMKVPKPAWAEQDPEDWWIGVYDILKKVSRTHQIDVIGFSGQMHSLVVLDENNKPIRPAILWCDQRTTPQCKEATEAFGGEEKVISKIGNPFLEGFTFPKILWLKENETDNFKKIKKILLPKDYIVFKLTGTIGIDYSDASGTACFNVKTNYWDEEIFETFGINMDIMPELYPSYGIRGEIKENLQKELGWKNTKVVSGGADNASAAFGIGISKAGESMVSIGTSGTVLTLTDKKEPDLSGKTHYFNYVIKDKYYYMGVMLSAAHSLNWVKNRFFPSLDWAEIEERINQSVPGSNGVIFLPYLNGERTPHRDPNARGVFFGISSLNTENDILRATMEGITFGLRDSFELIKEKTEIKDIRIVGGGSKNKSWAKIVATNFKIPVKMPKIDEGGAYGAAMLAAVGDGQKLEDVLKWVRFKEIIEPNYQDTKIYDDYYGIYKNLYKSLKGNFEELAKIQR from the coding sequence TTGCACAAATATTTAGGAATAGATGTTGGAACAACCGGATTGAAGGGTTTAGTTGTATCTGAAGAAGGAGAAGTTTTGGATAGTTATTCCTATCCATTAGAAATGAAAGTTCCCAAACCTGCATGGGCTGAACAAGACCCTGAAGATTGGTGGATTGGTGTATACGACATATTAAAAAAAGTGTCCAGAACGCATCAAATAGATGTAATAGGGTTTTCCGGACAAATGCATAGCTTAGTGGTTTTGGATGAAAATAATAAACCTATTAGGCCCGCAATCCTTTGGTGTGATCAAAGAACCACTCCCCAATGCAAAGAAGCTACAGAAGCTTTTGGTGGTGAAGAAAAGGTTATCTCCAAAATAGGCAATCCCTTTTTGGAGGGTTTCACTTTCCCAAAAATACTGTGGTTAAAAGAAAATGAAACAGATAATTTTAAAAAAATAAAGAAGATTCTTCTACCTAAGGATTATATAGTTTTTAAGCTAACAGGAACCATTGGCATAGACTACTCCGATGCGTCTGGAACAGCTTGTTTTAATGTAAAAACAAATTATTGGGATGAAGAGATATTTGAAACTTTTGGTATTAATATGGATATAATGCCTGAATTGTATCCTTCTTATGGGATTCGAGGTGAAATAAAAGAAAACCTACAAAAAGAATTAGGATGGAAGAACACAAAAGTTGTTTCAGGAGGAGCAGATAATGCATCAGCTGCGTTTGGGATAGGTATATCGAAAGCAGGAGAGTCGATGGTTAGTATTGGAACTTCGGGTACTGTTCTAACTCTTACTGATAAAAAAGAACCTGATTTATCAGGAAAAACACATTACTTTAACTATGTAATAAAAGATAAATATTATTACATGGGTGTAATGCTTTCAGCCGCTCATTCTCTAAATTGGGTTAAAAATCGATTTTTTCCCAGTTTGGATTGGGCAGAAATAGAAGAAAGAATAAACCAATCAGTACCAGGTTCAAACGGTGTTATTTTTCTTCCTTACTTAAACGGAGAAAGAACCCCACATAGAGACCCTAACGCAAGAGGTGTGTTCTTTGGAATTTCTTCTTTGAATACTGAAAACGACATACTAAGGGCAACCATGGAAGGTATAACCTTTGGCCTTAGAGATTCCTTTGAACTTATAAAAGAAAAAACCGAGATAAAAGATATTAGAATAGTTGGGGGAGGATCCAAAAATAAAAGTTGGGCAAAGATTGTTGCAACAAACTTCAAAATACCCGTTAAAATGCCTAAAATTGATGAAGGCGGTGCGTATGGAGCAGCTATGTTGGCTGCAGTAGGAGATGGCCAAAAGCTTGAAGATGTTTTAAAATGGGTAAGATTCAAAGAAATTATTGAACCTAATTATCAAGATACAAAGATTTACGATGATTATTATGGAATTTATAAGAATTTGTATAAATCGTTGAAAGGAAATTTTGAAGAGTTGGCAAAAATTCAAAGATGA
- a CDS encoding ROK family transcriptional regulator — translation MKIKKINAERMGYSNKLMVFNLIRYYSGISRNEISKLTGLDKSTVTKITYDLISKKLIEEGDRKSSKGVGRKPIKLEAAKGVAASIIVKVGVEKTVVGLGYMNNSINKIVEFETPKNFNVFIGKLAVEIKRIYENANGNNIVGLSFSFPGMIDRKNLIIEYVPHFNWSEIDLRGAILKELPQCDKPIFAANEAKLALQAEMYFNKNIANLNNGVYVFISQGIGGALLIDGQIHLGPNYTAGEFGHMSIDEDGEKCFCNNQGCWETFASIDTVSKIYEYSNGRLEGNNYEEKFRNLLLKAEKKEGNANEIIKQMLYYLGVGTVNLINILNPEFVIFGGYGYLFPDDYFTEIQNIIRTRTLKPALKSFKKPLRPFFDIDTACLTGANLRVMDDFAEKAVI, via the coding sequence TTGAAGATAAAGAAAATCAATGCAGAAAGAATGGGATATTCAAACAAATTAATGGTTTTCAATTTAATCAGATATTATTCTGGAATTTCAAGAAATGAGATTTCTAAGCTTACAGGTTTGGATAAAAGTACTGTGACAAAGATAACGTATGATTTAATTTCTAAAAAATTAATAGAAGAAGGAGATAGAAAATCTTCTAAAGGGGTTGGAAGGAAACCTATAAAACTGGAAGCAGCAAAAGGTGTTGCTGCTTCCATTATCGTTAAGGTTGGAGTTGAAAAAACAGTCGTAGGTCTTGGATATATGAACAATTCAATAAATAAGATTGTTGAATTTGAAACCCCAAAAAATTTTAATGTTTTTATTGGTAAATTAGCTGTTGAGATAAAAAGAATATATGAAAATGCTAATGGGAATAATATAGTAGGCCTTTCTTTTTCTTTTCCAGGAATGATCGATAGGAAAAACTTGATTATCGAATACGTACCCCATTTTAATTGGAGTGAGATCGATCTTAGAGGAGCAATTTTGAAAGAACTACCTCAATGTGACAAACCAATTTTCGCTGCAAATGAGGCAAAGTTAGCTCTACAAGCAGAGATGTATTTTAACAAAAATATCGCAAACCTCAACAATGGAGTCTATGTTTTCATATCTCAGGGAATAGGAGGAGCTTTGCTTATAGACGGTCAAATTCATTTGGGACCTAATTACACAGCGGGTGAATTTGGTCACATGAGCATCGATGAAGATGGAGAAAAATGTTTTTGCAATAATCAAGGATGTTGGGAAACGTTTGCCTCAATTGATACCGTTTCTAAGATATACGAATACAGCAATGGACGATTGGAAGGCAACAATTACGAAGAAAAATTCAGGAATCTTCTTTTAAAAGCCGAAAAGAAGGAAGGAAACGCCAATGAAATAATTAAACAGATGTTGTATTATTTAGGAGTAGGAACAGTTAATTTAATAAATATCTTGAATCCTGAGTTTGTAATTTTTGGGGGGTATGGGTATCTTTTTCCTGATGATTATTTCACAGAGATTCAAAATATTATAAGGACGCGAACTCTGAAACCAGCATTAAAATCTTTTAAAAAACCTTTGAGACCATTTTTTGATATAGATACAGCATGTCTAACGGGAGCAAATTTAAGGGTGATGGATGATTTTGCAGAAAAAGCTGTTATTTAG
- the xylA gene encoding xylose isomerase yields the protein MAEYFKDIKKVEYVGKESKDPLAFHYYDPERKIGNKTMEEHLRFSVAYWHTFTAEGRDMFGVESANREWNKFSDPLDKAYARCDAAFEFMSKLGVKYFCTHDRDLVDEQETLRETNKLLDKVVERIKERMKETGIKLLWGTSNLFTHPRFMQGAATSCDADIYAYAAAQVKKALEITKELNGENYVFWGGREGYETLLNTNMELELNNLANFLHMAVDYAKEIGFDGQFLIEPKPKEPTKHQYDFDVANSYAFLQKYDLDKYFKFNIEANHATLAGHTFQHELRYARINNILGSVDANMGDLLLGWDTDQFPTNVFENVLAMYEILKNGGIAPGGLNFDSHVRRPSYENIDLFYAHIAGMDAFALGLILANKILEDKVLEDFVEKRYNSFNEGMGKKIVDGRTNFKELEEYVLDKKVGVPKSGRQEYLENLLNLCIYE from the coding sequence ATGGCAGAATACTTCAAAGATATTAAAAAGGTTGAGTATGTAGGTAAGGAATCAAAGGATCCACTAGCTTTTCATTATTATGATCCCGAGAGAAAAATTGGTAATAAAACTATGGAAGAACACTTGAGATTTTCTGTGGCATATTGGCACACTTTCACTGCAGAAGGAAGGGACATGTTCGGGGTCGAAAGTGCCAACAGAGAATGGAACAAATTTTCGGATCCGTTAGATAAAGCTTACGCAAGATGTGATGCAGCATTTGAGTTCATGAGCAAATTAGGGGTTAAGTATTTTTGTACCCATGACAGAGACTTAGTTGATGAACAAGAAACGTTGAGAGAAACAAATAAGTTATTAGATAAAGTAGTAGAAAGAATAAAGGAGAGAATGAAAGAAACAGGTATAAAGCTTCTTTGGGGAACGTCAAATCTTTTCACTCATCCAAGGTTTATGCAGGGTGCAGCTACATCTTGTGATGCAGATATATATGCATATGCCGCTGCACAGGTGAAAAAAGCACTTGAAATAACTAAGGAATTAAATGGTGAAAATTACGTTTTCTGGGGTGGAAGAGAAGGATATGAAACCCTTTTAAACACTAATATGGAGTTGGAATTGAACAATTTGGCTAATTTTTTACACATGGCTGTAGATTACGCCAAAGAAATTGGTTTTGATGGCCAATTTTTGATAGAACCCAAACCAAAAGAGCCCACAAAACATCAATATGATTTTGATGTTGCGAACTCTTATGCATTTTTACAAAAGTACGATCTTGATAAGTATTTCAAGTTCAATATAGAAGCAAATCATGCCACTCTTGCTGGTCATACTTTTCAACATGAATTAAGGTATGCAAGGATAAATAATATATTGGGAAGCGTTGATGCTAACATGGGTGATCTATTGTTGGGATGGGATACAGATCAATTCCCAACAAACGTATTTGAAAACGTTTTGGCAATGTATGAAATACTTAAGAATGGAGGAATAGCTCCGGGTGGTTTGAACTTTGACTCACATGTTAGAAGACCTTCTTACGAAAATATTGATCTGTTTTACGCTCATATAGCAGGAATGGATGCATTTGCGTTAGGATTGATATTAGCCAATAAGATTTTAGAAGACAAAGTTTTGGAAGACTTTGTAGAAAAAAGGTATAATAGTTTTAATGAAGGAATGGGTAAAAAGATAGTAGATGGACGAACTAATTTCAAAGAACTCGAAGAGTATGTACTAGATAAAAAAGTGGGAGTACCAAAATCGGGAAGACAAGAATATTTGGAAAACTTATTAAATTTGTGTATCTACGAATAG